CGGCGGTCTTCCCGGTCCCCGGCCCGCCTTCGACGACGAGGACGCCGCGGTGCGGGGCGCGGATGACGCGGTCCTGCTCGGCCTGGATGGTCCGCACGATGTCGGTCATCCGCCCGGTCCGCGCCGAGTCGAGCGCGGCGAGCAGCACGGCGTCGCCGTCCGGGTCCTCGTACCCGGTGCGGGTGGTGTCGCTGAGATCCATGATCTCGTCGTGGAGCGCCGTGACCCGGCGGCCCTCGGTGGTGATGTGCCGGCGGCGGCGCAGACCCATCGTCGAATAACCGGTGGCGAGATAGAAAGGACGGGCCACGGGAGCGCGCCAGTCGATGAGCAGCGGGGTGCGTTCGGCGTCGTCCAGGCGCATTCCGATGCGCCCGATGTGGTGGGTGACACCGTCCATGAGATCGATACGGCCGAAACAGAGTCCGGTCTCGACCGCATTCAGCGTGGTGACGGTGGTGGAGTGCTCGGCGACCCGGATGTCCCGCTCCACCATGGCCTGCCGACCGGTGCTGACCTGGCTGATCGACGTGCGTACGGCGGCTTCGGCCTGCTCCCTGAGCGCGTCGAGACGCTCATGGAGGAGCGAGACGAATTGCTGTTCGCTCCGCAATTCCTCGGTTGACAATTCGACCCCTGTCCGATAAGCTCTGCTCAGTAAGTTGCTTTTGACTTTCCATAGGAGATGTTCAGTCAGGAAAGTCGAAACACCCAATATACGCAGAGCGATACCCCGGCCGTCAATTCGGTGCCGGGGTATTTTTGTGCGCGGAGCAGGGGCGGGCGGGGGCCGCCGTGGGGCGCTCTAGGGCGTGTTTGAGAAGTAGCGTCGTCCGCCCATCGGGCGGGGCCCACGGCGTCTGGTGCGTGCGATCGCAAGGCGGAGGATCAGCCCCGTACTGGACGTACTTGGATGACTCCGACAACGCAGCGAGCGCGCGTGCCAGGCGTCGTGGGCCAGACGGGACTTCTCAAACACGCCCTAGATGACGTCCGCCAACTCCTGGAGCAGCCGGCGCTTGGGGCGGGCGCCGACCATCGACTTCACGGGTTCGCCGGCCCGGAACACGAGCAGGGTCGGCATCGCGAGGACGCCGTACCGGTTCATTGTCTCGGGGTTCGTGTCCACGTCCAGCTGGACGACCTTGAGCCGCGCGGCCTCCTCCCGGGCCACGGCGCTGAGCACCGGCGCGAGCTGCCGGCAGGGCGGGCACCAGTCCGCGGTGAACTCCACCAGCACGGGAAGACCGGCGTTCAGCACCTCACGTTCGAAGCTGTCGTCCGTCACCACGGGGACGCCCTCGGCCTGGATCATGTGTCTTCTCCTTCTCGGGGTGAGTGGATCGCCAGCTCGCACAGCGGCTCGGCGGAGGCGGCCAGCCCTTGCGCCGCCTCGGCCTGCGCGAGCTGCTCGCCGACCTGGGCACGTATGGAACCGAGCCGC
The nucleotide sequence above comes from Streptomyces sp. NBC_01716. Encoded proteins:
- a CDS encoding thioredoxin family protein, which encodes MIQAEGVPVVTDDSFEREVLNAGLPVLVEFTADWCPPCRQLAPVLSAVAREEAARLKVVQLDVDTNPETMNRYGVLAMPTLLVFRAGEPVKSMVGARPKRRLLQELADVI